From one Culex quinquefasciatus strain JHB chromosome 3, VPISU_Cqui_1.0_pri_paternal, whole genome shotgun sequence genomic stretch:
- the LOC6048327 gene encoding uncharacterized protein LOC6048327 isoform X1, which translates to MASSFANCSYAPEANVGVDGTTGFNYSSDDRDKRTTRTGSLTNHSLLNLLEQKHKLLEAINLAPAPKVTVGRRHSSDSFPMIENESFQIPQRQIKKPPGLQLIPPPVPKRTFQGKFTHRQSESFDAPQSRASNVNLDGYGQPKGYGSQYRPDRICQSAFDEQTFGFFAPSKTKNIGSCHSSVSTTSFDDLGDTDDFVIFNKKMSSIESNRSSSDSNKSQTTIDTGYVSANENDRSIFTTASSTKGTFRSRFSSEDTQSSLDSFLSSELHRTDTIDSLQMNDSPFSLKKNIFNFDPKSGQMRHSTSISPNSTDDKMDNCSPRSVESKSARRLPMVPTRKQNNMPPKIPPPTRITPPALPSRSQQAFESRKMQKLHHHQQQQQQLNNAQLTHKASMDNIQELYSRPTGFRRNMQKPPPLNQVHHSKVNQRQDSNISSDGFSIASSPGYNNKNMEAPLLQHTSKMNRSTMRGHALQPKQLPSPQQQQSPQQQLQQSPVNPQDSKQSSTDSLNPAAVTTVRSIPPRVSMRQDSSISSDSFSQTSSPSYNTKIMEAPLLSHAAKMHKVAKPPAVAAAAARNLDEISKDVKDGGESAANGSAVIIKSASTPASLQTIVRLSNGSNVSLQGKKLQILKSRKSSETSQANSRMKFRVCQIVINAILLIALAVGLASYLSQNPPITYVNQTNIVRTIHHRPPPIDSTAISPFKVDRNPAPGVCLPVIVKFCQQHKVPYNYTVFPNYIGHFGQPEAQMSDDFQEIDQFEALVDVQCYELVPLFLCSLFVPKCGATGTTVPPCKSLCTETMRRCSFFFDVFGLELPEYLRCNIFSDAVSVEQGECVGMAEYKESMLRSRRPVKCSGFLCDKRRCIPNDWRCDGHVDCQDQTDESHCDFCGASEIHCGSGKCMSQKHMCNGVQDCPFGQDERNCIRLSERNGDLGRGTLEVYKADLKQWTPACVKNWDPATSPTMICSMLGYSSVNSSRTTMRGSNRTLVSTKDASLMWRMFQKKHTNMLKEFNSCDVNTRYPVAELTCSNYECGKVPNKKYHKPQTRIVGGSPSKPGDWPFVAAILGGPEEIFYCAGVLIADQWVLTASHCIGNHTMRNVNDWTIQLGITRRHSHTYYGQRVKVKTVIPHPLYNLYIPHDNDIALFQLATRVAFHEHLLPVCLPPPHIRELVPGTNCTVVGWGKREDSSLPEGVSYEPALNEVNVPILNRDLCNEWLETLNVTEGMICAGYQEGGRDACQGDSGGPLLCPYPNEKDRWFVGGIVSWGVRCANPKLPGVYANVPKFIPWILAQINNHSTLQTTTIG; encoded by the exons ATGGCATCGTCATTCGCAAACTGTTCCTACGCGCCCGAAGCGAACGTTGGTGTTGATGGAACGACGGGCTTTAATTACTCCTCGGACGATCGTGACAAGAG GACGACACGCACGGGAAGTTTGACGAACCACTCGTTGCTGAATCTGCTCGAGCAGAAGCACAAACTGCTCGAGGCCATCAACTTGGCCCCGGCGCCGAAGGTCACGGTCGGTCGCCGCCACTCGTCTGACTCTTTTCCGATGATAGAGAACGAAAGCTTTCAGATTCCACAGCGTCAGATCAAGAAACCACCCGGGCTGCAGCTGATTCCACCGCCCGTGCCCAAGCGGACCTTCCAGGGTAAGTTCACCCATCGGCAGTCAGAGTCGTTTGATGCGCCGCAGAGTCGTGCTTCGAACGTGAATCTAGACGGATACGGCCAGCCTAAGGGATACGGCAGCCAGTACCGGCCCGATCGCATCTGCCAGTCGGCTTTCGATGAGCAAACGTTTGGGTTCTTTGCGCCGAGCAAAACCAAGAACATTGGATCCTGTCACAGTAGCGTCAGTACGACCAGCTTCGATGATCTCGGCGATACGGacgattttgtgatatttaacAAGAAGATGTCCTCGATCGAATCGAACCGATCTTCGAGCGATTCAAACAAATCACAAACGACGATCGACACTGGTTACGTGTCGGCGAACGAAAACGATCGGTCCATCTTTACGACCGCAAGCTCTACCAAGGGAACGTTTCGCAGTAGATTCTCCTCCGAGGACACCCAATCGTCTCTGGACAGTTTCCTATCGTCCGAGCTGCATCGAACAGACACTATCGATTCGTTACAGATGAACGACTCGCCGTTCAGTCTCAAGAAGAACATCTTCAACTTTGATCCCAAAAGTGGCCAAATGCGTCACTCAACCTCGATTTCGCCCAACTCCACCGACGACAAGATGGATAACTGCTCGCCGCGTAGCGTCGAAAGCAAAAGTGCCCGCCGACTGCCGATGGTCCCAACTCGCAAGCAGAACAATATGCCACCCAAAATCCCCCCACCAACCCGTATTACACCGCCTGCACTACCCTCCCGTTCACAGCAGGCATTCGAGTCacgcaaaatgcaaaaactccaCCATcatcagcaacaacagcaacaattAAACAACGCTCAATTAACACACAAAGCCAGCATGGACAACATCCAGGAGCTGTACAGCCGACCAACGGGATTCCGGCGCAACATGCAGAAACCACCACCCCTCAACCAGGTGCACCACTCGAAAGTGAACCAACGACAAGACTCCAACATATCAAGCGATGGCTTCTCCATTGCTTCCAGCCCAGGCTACAACAACAAGAACATGGAGGCACCCCTGCTCCAGCACACCTCCAAGATGAACCGATCAACCATGCGAGGCCACGCGCTACAACCGAAACAGTTACCCTCACCCCAACAGCAACAATCCCCCCAGCAACAACTTCAACAATCCCCCGTCAACCCGCAAGACTCGAAGCAGTCCTCCACGGACAGCCTGAACCCGGCCGCGGTCACCACCGTTCGGTCGATCCCACCGCGGGTCAGCATGCGACAAGATTCCAGCATCTCCAGCGACAGCTTCAGCCAAACGTCCAGCCCTAGCTACAACACCAAGATCATGGAGGCTCCCCTACTGTCGCATGCGGCCAAAATGCACAAGGTGGCCAAGCCACCGGCGGTCGCGGCAGCGGCAGCCCGAAATCTGGACGAAATTTCCAAGGATGTCAAGGACGGTGGAGAGTCCGCTGCGAATGGATCGGCCGTGATCATCAAGAGCGCCTCGACGCCCGCCAGCCTACAGACGATCGTGCGGTTATCCAACGGATCGAACGTGTCGCTGCAGGGAAAG AAACTGCAGATCCTCAAGTCTCGCAAGAGCTCCGAGACGAGCCAGGCCAACAGCCGGATGAAGTTTCGCGTGTGCCAGATCGTGATCAACGCGATCCTGCTGATCGCGCTGGCCGTTGGCCTGGCGTCCTATCTGAGCCAGAACCCGCCAATTACGTACGTCAACCAGACGAACATCGTCCGCACGATCCATCACCGGCCGCCACCGATCGATTCCACGGCCATCTCACCGTTCAAGGTCGATCGCAACCCGGCGCCCGGCGTCTGCCTCCCGGTGATTGTCAAGTTCTGCCAGCAGCACAAGGTCCCCTACAACTATACGGTGTTCCCGAACTACATCGGCCACTTTGGCCAGCCGGAAGCCCAAATG AGCGATGATTTCCAGGAAATTGATCAGTTCGAGGCGCTGGTCGACGTCCAATGTTACGAGCTTGTCCCACTGTTCTTATGTTCTCTGTTTGTGCCTAAATGCGGTGCCACCGGAACGACGGTGCCACCGTGCAAGAGTCTCTGTACTG AAACCATGCGCCGGTGTAGCTTCTTCTTTGACGTGTTCGGGTTGGAACTGCCGGAATACCTGCGGTGTAACATATTCAGCGATGCGGTGTCGGTCGAGCAGGGCGAGTGCGTTGGGATGGCCGAGTACAAGGAGTCCATGCTGCGTTCGCGACGACCCGTCAAGTGTTCTGGCTTTTTGTGCGACAAGCGGCGCTGCATACCGAACGACTGGCGCTGCGATGGCCACGTGGACTGCCAGGACCAGACGGACGAGTCGCATTGTGATTTTTGTGGCGCGAGCGAGATCCACTGTGGCAGCGGCAAGTGCATGAGCCAGAAGCACATGTGCAACGGAGTGCAGGATTGTCCGTTCGGGCAGGACGAACGGAATTGCA TTCGATTAAGTGAACGCAACGGTGACCTTGGTCGTGGTACGTTGGAGGTGTACAAGGCTGACCTGAAGCAGTGGACTCCGGCTTGCGTGAAAAACTGGGATCCCGCAACTTCGCCGACGATGATCTGCTCGATGCTTGGGTACAGCTCGGTCAACTCTAGCCGCACCACGATGAGGGGATCCAACAGAACATTGGTCAGCACCAAAGATGCTTCTTTGATGTGGCGAATGTTCCAGAAGAAGCATACCAATATGCTGAAGGAGTTTAACAGCTGCGATGTCAACACGCGGTACCCGGTAGCAGAGCTGACCTGTTCAAATTATG AATGTGGAAAGGTGCcaaacaaaaagtatcacaagcCTCAAACTCGAATCGTGGGCGGTTCCCCGTCCAAACCCGGAGACTGGCCCTTTGTTGCGGCCATTCTGGGCGGACCGGAGGAAATCTTCTACTGTGCAGGCGTCCTTATTGCCGACCAGTGGGTCCTGACGGCATCGCACTGCATTGGAAA CCACACGATGCGGAACGTCAACGACTGGACGATCCAGCTGGGCATCACCAGGCGCCACTCGCACACCTACTACGGCCAGCGAGTAAAGGTCAAGACAGTGATACCGCACCCGTTGTACAACCTGTACATCCCACATGACAACGATATCGCGCTGTTCCAG CTCGCCACCCGGGTAGCCTTCCACGAGCATCTGCTGCCGGTTTGTCTTCCGCCCCCGCACATCCGCGAACTGGTGCCCGGAACCAACTGTACCGTGGTGGGCTGGGGCAAGCGCGAGGATAGCT CTCTACCGGAAGGCGTCTCGTACGAGCCCGCGCTAAACGAAGTCAACGTTCCGATACTGAACCGTGACCTGTGCAACGAATGGCTGGAAACGCTGAACGTGACCGAGGGCATGATCTGCGCCGGCTACCAGGAGGGTGGCCGCGACGCCTGTCag GGTGATTCCGGTGGTCCGCTGCTGTGTCCATATCCGAACGAAAAGGACCGCTGGTTCGTCGGAGGTATCGTTTCGTGGGGTGTCCGCTGTGCCAACCCCAAACTACCCGGAGTGTACGCCAACGTGCCCAAGTTCATACCCTGGATCCTGGCCCAGATTAATAACCACTCTACGCTGCAGACGACCACTATCGGCTGA
- the LOC6048327 gene encoding uncharacterized protein LOC6048327 isoform X2, translating to MASSFANCSYAPEANVGVDGTTGFNYSSDDRDKRTTRTGSLTNHSLLNLLEQKHKLLEAINLAPAPKVTVGRRHSSDSFPMIENESFQIPQRQIKKPPGLQLIPPPVPKRTFQGKFTHRQSESFDAPQSRASNVNLDGYGQPKGYGSQYRPDRICQSAFDEQTFGFFAPSKTKNIGSCHSSVSTTSFDDLGDTDDFVIFNKKMSSIESNRSSSDSNKSQTTIDTGYVSANENDRSIFTTASSTKGTFRSRFSSEDTQSSLDSFLSSELHRTDTIDSLQMNDSPFSLKKNIFNFDPKSGQMRHSTSISPNSTDDKMDNCSPRSVESKSARRLPMVPTRKQNNMPPKIPPPTRITPPALPSRSQQAFESRKMQKLHHHQQQQQQLNNAQLTHKASMDNIQELYSRPTGFRRNMQKPPPLNQVHHSKVNQRQDSNISSDGFSIASSPGYNNKNMEAPLLQHTSKMNRSTMRGHALQPKQLPSPQQQQSPQQQLQQSPVNPQDSKQSSTDSLNPAAVTTVRSIPPRVSMRQDSSISSDSFSQTSSPSYNTKIMEAPLLSHAAKMHKVAKPPAVAAAAARNLDEISKDVKDGGESAANGSAVIIKSASTPASLQTIVRLSNGSNVSLQGKKLQILKSRKSSETSQANSRMKFRVCQIVINAILLIALAVGLASYLSQNPPITYVNQTNIVRTIHHRPPPIDSTAISPFKVDRNPAPGVCLPVIVKFCQQHKVPYNYTVFPNYIGHFGQPEAQMEIDQFEALVDVQCYELVPLFLCSLFVPKCGATGTTVPPCKSLCTETMRRCSFFFDVFGLELPEYLRCNIFSDAVSVEQGECVGMAEYKESMLRSRRPVKCSGFLCDKRRCIPNDWRCDGHVDCQDQTDESHCDFCGASEIHCGSGKCMSQKHMCNGVQDCPFGQDERNCIRLSERNGDLGRGTLEVYKADLKQWTPACVKNWDPATSPTMICSMLGYSSVNSSRTTMRGSNRTLVSTKDASLMWRMFQKKHTNMLKEFNSCDVNTRYPVAELTCSNYECGKVPNKKYHKPQTRIVGGSPSKPGDWPFVAAILGGPEEIFYCAGVLIADQWVLTASHCIGNHTMRNVNDWTIQLGITRRHSHTYYGQRVKVKTVIPHPLYNLYIPHDNDIALFQLATRVAFHEHLLPVCLPPPHIRELVPGTNCTVVGWGKREDSSLPEGVSYEPALNEVNVPILNRDLCNEWLETLNVTEGMICAGYQEGGRDACQGDSGGPLLCPYPNEKDRWFVGGIVSWGVRCANPKLPGVYANVPKFIPWILAQINNHSTLQTTTIG from the exons ATGGCATCGTCATTCGCAAACTGTTCCTACGCGCCCGAAGCGAACGTTGGTGTTGATGGAACGACGGGCTTTAATTACTCCTCGGACGATCGTGACAAGAG GACGACACGCACGGGAAGTTTGACGAACCACTCGTTGCTGAATCTGCTCGAGCAGAAGCACAAACTGCTCGAGGCCATCAACTTGGCCCCGGCGCCGAAGGTCACGGTCGGTCGCCGCCACTCGTCTGACTCTTTTCCGATGATAGAGAACGAAAGCTTTCAGATTCCACAGCGTCAGATCAAGAAACCACCCGGGCTGCAGCTGATTCCACCGCCCGTGCCCAAGCGGACCTTCCAGGGTAAGTTCACCCATCGGCAGTCAGAGTCGTTTGATGCGCCGCAGAGTCGTGCTTCGAACGTGAATCTAGACGGATACGGCCAGCCTAAGGGATACGGCAGCCAGTACCGGCCCGATCGCATCTGCCAGTCGGCTTTCGATGAGCAAACGTTTGGGTTCTTTGCGCCGAGCAAAACCAAGAACATTGGATCCTGTCACAGTAGCGTCAGTACGACCAGCTTCGATGATCTCGGCGATACGGacgattttgtgatatttaacAAGAAGATGTCCTCGATCGAATCGAACCGATCTTCGAGCGATTCAAACAAATCACAAACGACGATCGACACTGGTTACGTGTCGGCGAACGAAAACGATCGGTCCATCTTTACGACCGCAAGCTCTACCAAGGGAACGTTTCGCAGTAGATTCTCCTCCGAGGACACCCAATCGTCTCTGGACAGTTTCCTATCGTCCGAGCTGCATCGAACAGACACTATCGATTCGTTACAGATGAACGACTCGCCGTTCAGTCTCAAGAAGAACATCTTCAACTTTGATCCCAAAAGTGGCCAAATGCGTCACTCAACCTCGATTTCGCCCAACTCCACCGACGACAAGATGGATAACTGCTCGCCGCGTAGCGTCGAAAGCAAAAGTGCCCGCCGACTGCCGATGGTCCCAACTCGCAAGCAGAACAATATGCCACCCAAAATCCCCCCACCAACCCGTATTACACCGCCTGCACTACCCTCCCGTTCACAGCAGGCATTCGAGTCacgcaaaatgcaaaaactccaCCATcatcagcaacaacagcaacaattAAACAACGCTCAATTAACACACAAAGCCAGCATGGACAACATCCAGGAGCTGTACAGCCGACCAACGGGATTCCGGCGCAACATGCAGAAACCACCACCCCTCAACCAGGTGCACCACTCGAAAGTGAACCAACGACAAGACTCCAACATATCAAGCGATGGCTTCTCCATTGCTTCCAGCCCAGGCTACAACAACAAGAACATGGAGGCACCCCTGCTCCAGCACACCTCCAAGATGAACCGATCAACCATGCGAGGCCACGCGCTACAACCGAAACAGTTACCCTCACCCCAACAGCAACAATCCCCCCAGCAACAACTTCAACAATCCCCCGTCAACCCGCAAGACTCGAAGCAGTCCTCCACGGACAGCCTGAACCCGGCCGCGGTCACCACCGTTCGGTCGATCCCACCGCGGGTCAGCATGCGACAAGATTCCAGCATCTCCAGCGACAGCTTCAGCCAAACGTCCAGCCCTAGCTACAACACCAAGATCATGGAGGCTCCCCTACTGTCGCATGCGGCCAAAATGCACAAGGTGGCCAAGCCACCGGCGGTCGCGGCAGCGGCAGCCCGAAATCTGGACGAAATTTCCAAGGATGTCAAGGACGGTGGAGAGTCCGCTGCGAATGGATCGGCCGTGATCATCAAGAGCGCCTCGACGCCCGCCAGCCTACAGACGATCGTGCGGTTATCCAACGGATCGAACGTGTCGCTGCAGGGAAAG AAACTGCAGATCCTCAAGTCTCGCAAGAGCTCCGAGACGAGCCAGGCCAACAGCCGGATGAAGTTTCGCGTGTGCCAGATCGTGATCAACGCGATCCTGCTGATCGCGCTGGCCGTTGGCCTGGCGTCCTATCTGAGCCAGAACCCGCCAATTACGTACGTCAACCAGACGAACATCGTCCGCACGATCCATCACCGGCCGCCACCGATCGATTCCACGGCCATCTCACCGTTCAAGGTCGATCGCAACCCGGCGCCCGGCGTCTGCCTCCCGGTGATTGTCAAGTTCTGCCAGCAGCACAAGGTCCCCTACAACTATACGGTGTTCCCGAACTACATCGGCCACTTTGGCCAGCCGGAAGCCCAAATG GAAATTGATCAGTTCGAGGCGCTGGTCGACGTCCAATGTTACGAGCTTGTCCCACTGTTCTTATGTTCTCTGTTTGTGCCTAAATGCGGTGCCACCGGAACGACGGTGCCACCGTGCAAGAGTCTCTGTACTG AAACCATGCGCCGGTGTAGCTTCTTCTTTGACGTGTTCGGGTTGGAACTGCCGGAATACCTGCGGTGTAACATATTCAGCGATGCGGTGTCGGTCGAGCAGGGCGAGTGCGTTGGGATGGCCGAGTACAAGGAGTCCATGCTGCGTTCGCGACGACCCGTCAAGTGTTCTGGCTTTTTGTGCGACAAGCGGCGCTGCATACCGAACGACTGGCGCTGCGATGGCCACGTGGACTGCCAGGACCAGACGGACGAGTCGCATTGTGATTTTTGTGGCGCGAGCGAGATCCACTGTGGCAGCGGCAAGTGCATGAGCCAGAAGCACATGTGCAACGGAGTGCAGGATTGTCCGTTCGGGCAGGACGAACGGAATTGCA TTCGATTAAGTGAACGCAACGGTGACCTTGGTCGTGGTACGTTGGAGGTGTACAAGGCTGACCTGAAGCAGTGGACTCCGGCTTGCGTGAAAAACTGGGATCCCGCAACTTCGCCGACGATGATCTGCTCGATGCTTGGGTACAGCTCGGTCAACTCTAGCCGCACCACGATGAGGGGATCCAACAGAACATTGGTCAGCACCAAAGATGCTTCTTTGATGTGGCGAATGTTCCAGAAGAAGCATACCAATATGCTGAAGGAGTTTAACAGCTGCGATGTCAACACGCGGTACCCGGTAGCAGAGCTGACCTGTTCAAATTATG AATGTGGAAAGGTGCcaaacaaaaagtatcacaagcCTCAAACTCGAATCGTGGGCGGTTCCCCGTCCAAACCCGGAGACTGGCCCTTTGTTGCGGCCATTCTGGGCGGACCGGAGGAAATCTTCTACTGTGCAGGCGTCCTTATTGCCGACCAGTGGGTCCTGACGGCATCGCACTGCATTGGAAA CCACACGATGCGGAACGTCAACGACTGGACGATCCAGCTGGGCATCACCAGGCGCCACTCGCACACCTACTACGGCCAGCGAGTAAAGGTCAAGACAGTGATACCGCACCCGTTGTACAACCTGTACATCCCACATGACAACGATATCGCGCTGTTCCAG CTCGCCACCCGGGTAGCCTTCCACGAGCATCTGCTGCCGGTTTGTCTTCCGCCCCCGCACATCCGCGAACTGGTGCCCGGAACCAACTGTACCGTGGTGGGCTGGGGCAAGCGCGAGGATAGCT CTCTACCGGAAGGCGTCTCGTACGAGCCCGCGCTAAACGAAGTCAACGTTCCGATACTGAACCGTGACCTGTGCAACGAATGGCTGGAAACGCTGAACGTGACCGAGGGCATGATCTGCGCCGGCTACCAGGAGGGTGGCCGCGACGCCTGTCag GGTGATTCCGGTGGTCCGCTGCTGTGTCCATATCCGAACGAAAAGGACCGCTGGTTCGTCGGAGGTATCGTTTCGTGGGGTGTCCGCTGTGCCAACCCCAAACTACCCGGAGTGTACGCCAACGTGCCCAAGTTCATACCCTGGATCCTGGCCCAGATTAATAACCACTCTACGCTGCAGACGACCACTATCGGCTGA
- the LOC6048327 gene encoding uncharacterized protein LOC6048327 isoform X3, with amino-acid sequence MASSFANCSYAPEANVGVDGTTGFNYSSDDRDKRTTRTGSLTNHSLLNLLEQKHKLLEAINLAPAPKVTVGRRHSSDSFPMIENESFQIPQRQIKKPPGLQLIPPPVPKRTFQGKFTHRQSESFDAPQSRASNVNLDGYGQPKGYGSQYRPDRICQSAFDEQTFGFFAPSKTKNIGSCHSSVSTTSFDDLGDTDDFVIFNKKMSSIESNRSSSDSNKSQTTIDTGYVSANENDRSIFTTASSTKGTFRSRFSSEDTQSSLDSFLSSELHRTDTIDSLQMNDSPFSLKKNIFNFDPKSGQMRHSTSISPNSTDDKMDNCSPRSVESKSARRLPMVPTRKQNNMPPKIPPPTRITPPALPSRSQQAFESRKMQKLHHHQQQQQQLNNAQLTHKASMDNIQELYSRPTGFRRNMQKPPPLNQVHHSKVNQRQDSNISSDGFSIASSPGYNNKNMEAPLLQHTSKMNRSTMRGHALQPKQLPSPQQQQSPQQQLQQSPVNPQDSKQSSTDSLNPAAVTTVRSIPPRVSMRQDSSISSDSFSQTSSPSYNTKIMEAPLLSHAAKMHKVAKPPAVAAAAARNLDEISKDVKDGGESAANGSAVIIKSASTPASLQTIVRLSNGSNVSLQGKKLQILKSRKSSETSQANSRMKFRVCQIVINAILLIALAVGLASYLSQNPPITYVNQTNIVRTIHHRPPPIDSTAISPFKVDRNPAPGVCLPVIVKFCQQHKVPYNYTVFPNYIGHFGQPEAQMEIDQFEALVDVQCYELVPLFLCSLFVPKCGATGTTVPPCKSLCTETMRRCSFFFDVFGLELPEYLRCNIFSDAVSVEQGECVGMAEYKESMLRSRRPVKCSGFLCDKRRCIPNDWRCDGHVDCQDQTDESHCDFCGASEIHCGSGKCMSQKHMCNGVQDCPFGQDERNCIRLSERNGDLGRGTLEVYKADLKQWTPACVKNWDPATSPTMICSMLGYSSVNSSRTTMRGSNRTLVSTKDASLMWRMFQKKHTNMLKEFNSCDVNTRYPVAELTCSNYECGKVPNKKYHKPQTRIVGGSPSKPGDWPFVAAILGGPEEIFYCAGVLIADQWVLTASHCIGK; translated from the exons ATGGCATCGTCATTCGCAAACTGTTCCTACGCGCCCGAAGCGAACGTTGGTGTTGATGGAACGACGGGCTTTAATTACTCCTCGGACGATCGTGACAAGAG GACGACACGCACGGGAAGTTTGACGAACCACTCGTTGCTGAATCTGCTCGAGCAGAAGCACAAACTGCTCGAGGCCATCAACTTGGCCCCGGCGCCGAAGGTCACGGTCGGTCGCCGCCACTCGTCTGACTCTTTTCCGATGATAGAGAACGAAAGCTTTCAGATTCCACAGCGTCAGATCAAGAAACCACCCGGGCTGCAGCTGATTCCACCGCCCGTGCCCAAGCGGACCTTCCAGGGTAAGTTCACCCATCGGCAGTCAGAGTCGTTTGATGCGCCGCAGAGTCGTGCTTCGAACGTGAATCTAGACGGATACGGCCAGCCTAAGGGATACGGCAGCCAGTACCGGCCCGATCGCATCTGCCAGTCGGCTTTCGATGAGCAAACGTTTGGGTTCTTTGCGCCGAGCAAAACCAAGAACATTGGATCCTGTCACAGTAGCGTCAGTACGACCAGCTTCGATGATCTCGGCGATACGGacgattttgtgatatttaacAAGAAGATGTCCTCGATCGAATCGAACCGATCTTCGAGCGATTCAAACAAATCACAAACGACGATCGACACTGGTTACGTGTCGGCGAACGAAAACGATCGGTCCATCTTTACGACCGCAAGCTCTACCAAGGGAACGTTTCGCAGTAGATTCTCCTCCGAGGACACCCAATCGTCTCTGGACAGTTTCCTATCGTCCGAGCTGCATCGAACAGACACTATCGATTCGTTACAGATGAACGACTCGCCGTTCAGTCTCAAGAAGAACATCTTCAACTTTGATCCCAAAAGTGGCCAAATGCGTCACTCAACCTCGATTTCGCCCAACTCCACCGACGACAAGATGGATAACTGCTCGCCGCGTAGCGTCGAAAGCAAAAGTGCCCGCCGACTGCCGATGGTCCCAACTCGCAAGCAGAACAATATGCCACCCAAAATCCCCCCACCAACCCGTATTACACCGCCTGCACTACCCTCCCGTTCACAGCAGGCATTCGAGTCacgcaaaatgcaaaaactccaCCATcatcagcaacaacagcaacaattAAACAACGCTCAATTAACACACAAAGCCAGCATGGACAACATCCAGGAGCTGTACAGCCGACCAACGGGATTCCGGCGCAACATGCAGAAACCACCACCCCTCAACCAGGTGCACCACTCGAAAGTGAACCAACGACAAGACTCCAACATATCAAGCGATGGCTTCTCCATTGCTTCCAGCCCAGGCTACAACAACAAGAACATGGAGGCACCCCTGCTCCAGCACACCTCCAAGATGAACCGATCAACCATGCGAGGCCACGCGCTACAACCGAAACAGTTACCCTCACCCCAACAGCAACAATCCCCCCAGCAACAACTTCAACAATCCCCCGTCAACCCGCAAGACTCGAAGCAGTCCTCCACGGACAGCCTGAACCCGGCCGCGGTCACCACCGTTCGGTCGATCCCACCGCGGGTCAGCATGCGACAAGATTCCAGCATCTCCAGCGACAGCTTCAGCCAAACGTCCAGCCCTAGCTACAACACCAAGATCATGGAGGCTCCCCTACTGTCGCATGCGGCCAAAATGCACAAGGTGGCCAAGCCACCGGCGGTCGCGGCAGCGGCAGCCCGAAATCTGGACGAAATTTCCAAGGATGTCAAGGACGGTGGAGAGTCCGCTGCGAATGGATCGGCCGTGATCATCAAGAGCGCCTCGACGCCCGCCAGCCTACAGACGATCGTGCGGTTATCCAACGGATCGAACGTGTCGCTGCAGGGAAAG AAACTGCAGATCCTCAAGTCTCGCAAGAGCTCCGAGACGAGCCAGGCCAACAGCCGGATGAAGTTTCGCGTGTGCCAGATCGTGATCAACGCGATCCTGCTGATCGCGCTGGCCGTTGGCCTGGCGTCCTATCTGAGCCAGAACCCGCCAATTACGTACGTCAACCAGACGAACATCGTCCGCACGATCCATCACCGGCCGCCACCGATCGATTCCACGGCCATCTCACCGTTCAAGGTCGATCGCAACCCGGCGCCCGGCGTCTGCCTCCCGGTGATTGTCAAGTTCTGCCAGCAGCACAAGGTCCCCTACAACTATACGGTGTTCCCGAACTACATCGGCCACTTTGGCCAGCCGGAAGCCCAAATG GAAATTGATCAGTTCGAGGCGCTGGTCGACGTCCAATGTTACGAGCTTGTCCCACTGTTCTTATGTTCTCTGTTTGTGCCTAAATGCGGTGCCACCGGAACGACGGTGCCACCGTGCAAGAGTCTCTGTACTG AAACCATGCGCCGGTGTAGCTTCTTCTTTGACGTGTTCGGGTTGGAACTGCCGGAATACCTGCGGTGTAACATATTCAGCGATGCGGTGTCGGTCGAGCAGGGCGAGTGCGTTGGGATGGCCGAGTACAAGGAGTCCATGCTGCGTTCGCGACGACCCGTCAAGTGTTCTGGCTTTTTGTGCGACAAGCGGCGCTGCATACCGAACGACTGGCGCTGCGATGGCCACGTGGACTGCCAGGACCAGACGGACGAGTCGCATTGTGATTTTTGTGGCGCGAGCGAGATCCACTGTGGCAGCGGCAAGTGCATGAGCCAGAAGCACATGTGCAACGGAGTGCAGGATTGTCCGTTCGGGCAGGACGAACGGAATTGCA TTCGATTAAGTGAACGCAACGGTGACCTTGGTCGTGGTACGTTGGAGGTGTACAAGGCTGACCTGAAGCAGTGGACTCCGGCTTGCGTGAAAAACTGGGATCCCGCAACTTCGCCGACGATGATCTGCTCGATGCTTGGGTACAGCTCGGTCAACTCTAGCCGCACCACGATGAGGGGATCCAACAGAACATTGGTCAGCACCAAAGATGCTTCTTTGATGTGGCGAATGTTCCAGAAGAAGCATACCAATATGCTGAAGGAGTTTAACAGCTGCGATGTCAACACGCGGTACCCGGTAGCAGAGCTGACCTGTTCAAATTATG AATGTGGAAAGGTGCcaaacaaaaagtatcacaagcCTCAAACTCGAATCGTGGGCGGTTCCCCGTCCAAACCCGGAGACTGGCCCTTTGTTGCGGCCATTCTGGGCGGACCGGAGGAAATCTTCTACTGTGCAGGCGTCCTTATTGCCGACCAGTGGGTCCTGACGGCATCGCACTGCATTGGAAAGTAA